Proteins encoded in a region of the Canis lupus familiaris isolate Mischka breed German Shepherd chromosome 1, alternate assembly UU_Cfam_GSD_1.0, whole genome shotgun sequence genome:
- the HIF3A gene encoding hypoxia-inducible factor 3-alpha isoform X2 — protein MALGLQRARSSTELRKEKSRDAARSRRSQETEVLYQLAHTLPFARGVSAHLDKASIMRLTISYLRMHRLCAAGEWNQVGAGGEALDACYLKALEGFVMVLTAEGDMAYLSENVSKHLGLSQLELIGHSIFDFIHPCDQEELQDALTPRQSLSKKKPEVPTERCFSLRMKSTLTNRGRTLNLKAATWKVLHCSGHMRVYKPPAQASPAGSPNLEPPLQCLVLICEAIPHPGSLEPPLGRGAFLSRHSLDMKFTYCDERIAEVAGYSPDDLIGCSAYEYIHALDSDAVGQSIHTLLSKGQAVTGQYRFLARSGGYLWTQTQATVVSGGRGPHSESIVCVHFLISRVEETGVVLSLEQTERHSRRHSQRGTPSQKDTPNPGDSLDASGPRILAFLHPPALSEATLAADPRRFCSPDLRRLLAPILDGTSVAATPSAPLATRRPQSPLPADLPDEPLMNMENTHKLLASGKDLEAVETDLDIAQDVDALDLEMLAPYISMDDDFQLNSSEQLPRAFHRPPGAIPRPRARSFHGLSPPTTESSLLPRWGSDPRLSCSSPSRGDPSASSSMAGARKRTLAQSSEDEAEGVELLGVRPPKRSPSPEPENFLLPPLSLSFLLTGGPAPGSQQDPSTHLLELNEPLRLGPSLLSLYPDEDTVEPRSHFQPAVGLAQAN, from the exons GTCGAGCACCGAGCTGCGCAAGGAGAAGTCCCGGGATGCGGCCCGCAGCCGGCGCAGCCAGGAGACCGAGGTGCTGTACCAGCTGGCGCACACGCTGCCCTTCGCGCGCGGGGTCAGCGCGCACCTGGACAAGGCCTCCATCATGCGCCTCACCATCAGCTACCTGCGCATGCACCGCCTCTGCGCCGCAG GGGAGTGGAACCAGGTGGGAGCAGGGGGCGAAGCTCTGGATGCCTGCTACCTGAAGGCCCTGGAGGGCTTCGTCATGGTGCTCACTGCCGAGGGAGACATGGCTTACCTGTCGGAGAATGTCAGCAAACACCTGGGCCTCAGTCAG cTTGAGCTCATCGGACACAGTATCTTTGATTTCATCCATCCCTGCGACCAAGAGGAGCTCCAGGATGCGCTGACTCCGCGGCAGA GCCTATCCAAAAAGAAGCCGGAGGTCCCCACCGAGCGCTGCTTCTCCCTGCGCATGAAGAGTACTCTCACCAACCGTGGGCGCACCCTCAACCTCAAGGCAGCCACCTGGAAG GTGCTGCACTGCTCTGGACACATGAGGGTCTACAAGCCCCCTGCACAGGCTTCCCCAGCGGGGAGCCCCAACTTGGAGCCTCCTTTGCAATGCCTGGTGCTCATCTGTGAAGCCATCCCCCACCCGGGCAGCTTGGAGCCCCCACTAGGCCGGGGGGCCTTCCTCAGCCGCCACAGCCTGGACATGAAGTTCACTTACTGTGATGAGAG GATCGCAGAGGTCGCTGGCTACAGCCCTGATGACCTGATTGGCTGCTCTGCCTATGAGTACATTCACGCTCTGGACTCGGACGCCGTTGGCCAGAGCATCCACACCC TGCTGAGCAAGGGCCAGGCAGTAACGGGGCAGTATCGCTTCCTGGCCCGGAGTGGTGGCTATCTGTGGACCCAGACTCAGGCCACAGTGGTGTCAGGGGGCCGGGGTCCCCATTCTGAGAGTATCGTCTGCGTCCACTTCTTGATCAG CCGGGTGGAAGAGACCGGAGTGGTGCTGTCCCTGGAGCAAACGGAGCGACACTCTCGCAGACACTCTCAGCGGGGCACCCCCTCCCAGAAGGACACCCCTAATCCCGGGGACAGCCTTG ATGCCTCTGGTCCCCGGATCCTGGCCTTCCTGCACCCCCCTGCCCTGAGCGAAGCCACCCTGGCCGCTGATCCCCGCCGCTTCTGTAGCCCTGACCTTCGTCGCCTCCTGGCACCAATCCTGGATGGGACTTCAGTAGCCGCCACCCCCAGCGCACCCCTAGCCACACGGCGCCCCCAAAGTCCTCTTCCG GCTGATCTCCCAGATGAACCACTCATGAACATGGAAAATACACACAAACTCTTGGCCTCAGGGAAAGACCTTGAGGCTGTGGAGACGGATCTAGATATAGCTCAG GATGTCGATGCTCTGGATTTGGAGATGCTGGCCCCCTACATCTCCATGGATGATGACTTCCAGCTCAACTCTAGTGAGCAGCTACCCAGGGCCTTCCACAGACCTCCAGGAGCCATCCCCAGGCCCCGTGCACGGAGCTTCCATGGCCTGTCACCCCCAACCACTGAGTCCTCCTTGCTGCCCCGCTGGGGGAGTGACCCCCGGCTGAGCTGTTCCAGCCCTTCCAGAGGGGACCCCTCGGCCTCCTCCTCCATGGCTGGGGCTCGGAAGAG GACCCTAGCTCAGAGCTCAGAAGACGAGGCTGAGGGGGTGGAGCTGCTGGGAGTGAGACCCCCCAAACGGTCCCCCAGCCCAGAACCCGAAAACTTCCTGCTGCCTCCCCTCAGCCTG AGTTTCCTTCTGACAGGAGGGCCAGCCCCAGGGAGCCAGCAGGATCCCAGCACCCACCTCCTGGAACTGAATGAGCCCCTGC GCCTGGGCCCCTCGCTGCTCTCTCTCTACCCGGATGAGGACACCGTGGAGCCCAGGAGCCACTTCCAACCAGCGGTGGGCTTGGCCCAGGCCAACTGA
- the HIF3A gene encoding hypoxia-inducible factor 3-alpha isoform X3: MRPAAGAARRPRCCTSWRTRCPSRAGSARTWTRPPSCASPSATCACTASAPQLELIGHSIFDFIHPCDQEELQDALTPRQSLSKKKPEVPTERCFSLRMKSTLTNRGRTLNLKAATWKVLHCSGHMRVYKPPAQASPAGSPNLEPPLQCLVLICEAIPHPGSLEPPLGRGAFLSRHSLDMKFTYCDERIAEVAGYSPDDLIGCSAYEYIHALDSDAVGQSIHTLLSKGQAVTGQYRFLARSGGYLWTQTQATVVSGGRGPHSESIVCVHFLISRVEETGVVLSLEQTERHSRRHSQRGTPSQKDTPNPGDSLDASGPRILAFLHPPALSEATLAADPRRFCSPDLRRLLAPILDGTSVAATPSAPLATRRPQSPLPADLPDEPLMNMENTHKLLASGKDLEAVETDLDIAQDVDALDLEMLAPYISMDDDFQLNSSEQLPRAFHRPPGAIPRPRARSFHGLSPPTTESSLLPRWGSDPRLSCSSPSRGDPSASSSMAGARKRTLAQSSEDEAEGVELLGVRPPKRSPSPEPENFLLPPLSLSFLLTGGPAPGSQQDPSTHLLELNEPLRLGPSLLSLYPDEDTVEPRSHFQPAVGLAQAN, translated from the exons ATGCGGCCCGCAGCCGGCGCAGCCAGGAGACCGAGGTGCTGTACCAGCTGGCGCACACGCTGCCCTTCGCGCGCGGGGTCAGCGCGCACCTGGACAAGGCCTCCATCATGCGCCTCACCATCAGCTACCTGCGCATGCACCGCCTCTGCGCCGCAG cTTGAGCTCATCGGACACAGTATCTTTGATTTCATCCATCCCTGCGACCAAGAGGAGCTCCAGGATGCGCTGACTCCGCGGCAGA GCCTATCCAAAAAGAAGCCGGAGGTCCCCACCGAGCGCTGCTTCTCCCTGCGCATGAAGAGTACTCTCACCAACCGTGGGCGCACCCTCAACCTCAAGGCAGCCACCTGGAAG GTGCTGCACTGCTCTGGACACATGAGGGTCTACAAGCCCCCTGCACAGGCTTCCCCAGCGGGGAGCCCCAACTTGGAGCCTCCTTTGCAATGCCTGGTGCTCATCTGTGAAGCCATCCCCCACCCGGGCAGCTTGGAGCCCCCACTAGGCCGGGGGGCCTTCCTCAGCCGCCACAGCCTGGACATGAAGTTCACTTACTGTGATGAGAG GATCGCAGAGGTCGCTGGCTACAGCCCTGATGACCTGATTGGCTGCTCTGCCTATGAGTACATTCACGCTCTGGACTCGGACGCCGTTGGCCAGAGCATCCACACCC TGCTGAGCAAGGGCCAGGCAGTAACGGGGCAGTATCGCTTCCTGGCCCGGAGTGGTGGCTATCTGTGGACCCAGACTCAGGCCACAGTGGTGTCAGGGGGCCGGGGTCCCCATTCTGAGAGTATCGTCTGCGTCCACTTCTTGATCAG CCGGGTGGAAGAGACCGGAGTGGTGCTGTCCCTGGAGCAAACGGAGCGACACTCTCGCAGACACTCTCAGCGGGGCACCCCCTCCCAGAAGGACACCCCTAATCCCGGGGACAGCCTTG ATGCCTCTGGTCCCCGGATCCTGGCCTTCCTGCACCCCCCTGCCCTGAGCGAAGCCACCCTGGCCGCTGATCCCCGCCGCTTCTGTAGCCCTGACCTTCGTCGCCTCCTGGCACCAATCCTGGATGGGACTTCAGTAGCCGCCACCCCCAGCGCACCCCTAGCCACACGGCGCCCCCAAAGTCCTCTTCCG GCTGATCTCCCAGATGAACCACTCATGAACATGGAAAATACACACAAACTCTTGGCCTCAGGGAAAGACCTTGAGGCTGTGGAGACGGATCTAGATATAGCTCAG GATGTCGATGCTCTGGATTTGGAGATGCTGGCCCCCTACATCTCCATGGATGATGACTTCCAGCTCAACTCTAGTGAGCAGCTACCCAGGGCCTTCCACAGACCTCCAGGAGCCATCCCCAGGCCCCGTGCACGGAGCTTCCATGGCCTGTCACCCCCAACCACTGAGTCCTCCTTGCTGCCCCGCTGGGGGAGTGACCCCCGGCTGAGCTGTTCCAGCCCTTCCAGAGGGGACCCCTCGGCCTCCTCCTCCATGGCTGGGGCTCGGAAGAG GACCCTAGCTCAGAGCTCAGAAGACGAGGCTGAGGGGGTGGAGCTGCTGGGAGTGAGACCCCCCAAACGGTCCCCCAGCCCAGAACCCGAAAACTTCCTGCTGCCTCCCCTCAGCCTG AGTTTCCTTCTGACAGGAGGGCCAGCCCCAGGGAGCCAGCAGGATCCCAGCACCCACCTCCTGGAACTGAATGAGCCCCTGC GCCTGGGCCCCTCGCTGCTCTCTCTCTACCCGGATGAGGACACCGTGGAGCCCAGGAGCCACTTCCAACCAGCGGTGGGCTTGGCCCAGGCCAACTGA
- the HIF3A gene encoding hypoxia-inducible factor 3-alpha isoform X1, protein MWQRPTCMSHAAPSAPRAPPVNAADARRSSTELRKEKSRDAARSRRSQETEVLYQLAHTLPFARGVSAHLDKASIMRLTISYLRMHRLCAAGEWNQVGAGGEALDACYLKALEGFVMVLTAEGDMAYLSENVSKHLGLSQLELIGHSIFDFIHPCDQEELQDALTPRQSLSKKKPEVPTERCFSLRMKSTLTNRGRTLNLKAATWKVLHCSGHMRVYKPPAQASPAGSPNLEPPLQCLVLICEAIPHPGSLEPPLGRGAFLSRHSLDMKFTYCDERIAEVAGYSPDDLIGCSAYEYIHALDSDAVGQSIHTLLSKGQAVTGQYRFLARSGGYLWTQTQATVVSGGRGPHSESIVCVHFLISRVEETGVVLSLEQTERHSRRHSQRGTPSQKDTPNPGDSLDASGPRILAFLHPPALSEATLAADPRRFCSPDLRRLLAPILDGTSVAATPSAPLATRRPQSPLPADLPDEPLMNMENTHKLLASGKDLEAVETDLDIAQDVDALDLEMLAPYISMDDDFQLNSSEQLPRAFHRPPGAIPRPRARSFHGLSPPTTESSLLPRWGSDPRLSCSSPSRGDPSASSSMAGARKRTLAQSSEDEAEGVELLGVRPPKRSPSPEPENFLLPPLSLSFLLTGGPAPGSQQDPSTHLLELNEPLRLGPSLLSLYPDEDTVEPRSHFQPAVGLAQAN, encoded by the exons GCAGCTCCTTCCGCCCCGCGGGCGCCGCCAGTGAACGCTGCCGACGCCCGCAGGTCGAGCACCGAGCTGCGCAAGGAGAAGTCCCGGGATGCGGCCCGCAGCCGGCGCAGCCAGGAGACCGAGGTGCTGTACCAGCTGGCGCACACGCTGCCCTTCGCGCGCGGGGTCAGCGCGCACCTGGACAAGGCCTCCATCATGCGCCTCACCATCAGCTACCTGCGCATGCACCGCCTCTGCGCCGCAG GGGAGTGGAACCAGGTGGGAGCAGGGGGCGAAGCTCTGGATGCCTGCTACCTGAAGGCCCTGGAGGGCTTCGTCATGGTGCTCACTGCCGAGGGAGACATGGCTTACCTGTCGGAGAATGTCAGCAAACACCTGGGCCTCAGTCAG cTTGAGCTCATCGGACACAGTATCTTTGATTTCATCCATCCCTGCGACCAAGAGGAGCTCCAGGATGCGCTGACTCCGCGGCAGA GCCTATCCAAAAAGAAGCCGGAGGTCCCCACCGAGCGCTGCTTCTCCCTGCGCATGAAGAGTACTCTCACCAACCGTGGGCGCACCCTCAACCTCAAGGCAGCCACCTGGAAG GTGCTGCACTGCTCTGGACACATGAGGGTCTACAAGCCCCCTGCACAGGCTTCCCCAGCGGGGAGCCCCAACTTGGAGCCTCCTTTGCAATGCCTGGTGCTCATCTGTGAAGCCATCCCCCACCCGGGCAGCTTGGAGCCCCCACTAGGCCGGGGGGCCTTCCTCAGCCGCCACAGCCTGGACATGAAGTTCACTTACTGTGATGAGAG GATCGCAGAGGTCGCTGGCTACAGCCCTGATGACCTGATTGGCTGCTCTGCCTATGAGTACATTCACGCTCTGGACTCGGACGCCGTTGGCCAGAGCATCCACACCC TGCTGAGCAAGGGCCAGGCAGTAACGGGGCAGTATCGCTTCCTGGCCCGGAGTGGTGGCTATCTGTGGACCCAGACTCAGGCCACAGTGGTGTCAGGGGGCCGGGGTCCCCATTCTGAGAGTATCGTCTGCGTCCACTTCTTGATCAG CCGGGTGGAAGAGACCGGAGTGGTGCTGTCCCTGGAGCAAACGGAGCGACACTCTCGCAGACACTCTCAGCGGGGCACCCCCTCCCAGAAGGACACCCCTAATCCCGGGGACAGCCTTG ATGCCTCTGGTCCCCGGATCCTGGCCTTCCTGCACCCCCCTGCCCTGAGCGAAGCCACCCTGGCCGCTGATCCCCGCCGCTTCTGTAGCCCTGACCTTCGTCGCCTCCTGGCACCAATCCTGGATGGGACTTCAGTAGCCGCCACCCCCAGCGCACCCCTAGCCACACGGCGCCCCCAAAGTCCTCTTCCG GCTGATCTCCCAGATGAACCACTCATGAACATGGAAAATACACACAAACTCTTGGCCTCAGGGAAAGACCTTGAGGCTGTGGAGACGGATCTAGATATAGCTCAG GATGTCGATGCTCTGGATTTGGAGATGCTGGCCCCCTACATCTCCATGGATGATGACTTCCAGCTCAACTCTAGTGAGCAGCTACCCAGGGCCTTCCACAGACCTCCAGGAGCCATCCCCAGGCCCCGTGCACGGAGCTTCCATGGCCTGTCACCCCCAACCACTGAGTCCTCCTTGCTGCCCCGCTGGGGGAGTGACCCCCGGCTGAGCTGTTCCAGCCCTTCCAGAGGGGACCCCTCGGCCTCCTCCTCCATGGCTGGGGCTCGGAAGAG GACCCTAGCTCAGAGCTCAGAAGACGAGGCTGAGGGGGTGGAGCTGCTGGGAGTGAGACCCCCCAAACGGTCCCCCAGCCCAGAACCCGAAAACTTCCTGCTGCCTCCCCTCAGCCTG AGTTTCCTTCTGACAGGAGGGCCAGCCCCAGGGAGCCAGCAGGATCCCAGCACCCACCTCCTGGAACTGAATGAGCCCCTGC GCCTGGGCCCCTCGCTGCTCTCTCTCTACCCGGATGAGGACACCGTGGAGCCCAGGAGCCACTTCCAACCAGCGGTGGGCTTGGCCCAGGCCAACTGA